A single Pseudomonadota bacterium DNA region contains:
- a CDS encoding PilC/PilY family type IV pilus protein, whose amino-acid sequence MGNRINASLARTYRRSSAWTTGLIACGVTLLAGTAAADDTEIFVQAIPPADPNVLMILDTSGSMGSELVVSEDYDPGTIYEGECILDRLYYVRQDSNIQLPECTGFSLQYTLVTSFFCDAANEALLSAGFYTDRFAQWDRNDKQWEKIAVAEFGEPPGELRPIECETDSGEHGDGLDLLRVYAVAALDDEVDDDEEGEDEDDDLGDENDDSPWTADENNELDWNGEDIYTMYSANYINWLNGDRGERVSTRMEVLKDVGQDLIASVGGVNVGLMRFSSNSSGGMVVHPVTSVNDPANRTALLDAIEELQPGGDTPLAETLFEAQRYLTGGPVLFGIDSLGNGGAPLPSVPGSRDGDIYRSPLTELCQANYVVLLTDGLPVEDQEADEAIAGLNGAECSGSCLDELSIWLSENDLADSFEEVEGEEEVSNNALTYTIGFFTDDPLLLDAATATRPDGLGRGYYTANDTLELSDALSEVFTDIDADNDSFQSPAVAVDGFNRLVNSDDLFFTMFVPSAKPHWAGNIKKYRLAEVAGVEGADATMEIVDADGRMAIDEGGKFFGDARSFWSSEADGADVSKGGIRNRMGTARTIFTDTGFAGANVDLWLPENRFEVANDLLTAAMLNVEVDQREAAIQVLSGLDSEGNAAPIFGDPLHSNPTLVTFANSVGETSLKMFVATNDGYFHAINVQPSNDSQVLEDWSFIPSDLLGKLYGLIDNEVLNPSRKGYGLDGPLSFWIQNDDGDRVVEPGETLYVYFSMRRGGRNYFALRIPGDNPDQPTLAWTLRGGTGNFAELGQSWSAATVADMTVGGERRTVLVMGGGYDPLTQDPVGPPKADDMGRAVFIIDALTGERLWWAGPTEAAGGPPNLVIDGMINSIPSDVAVVDTGGDGLADRLYVGDMGGHVWRFDITDLPTGDDPGGTSGTLFADLGSDADAGNRRFYYAPSISRVLDEVYGSFLTVALGTGHRASPLSSSVDDRFYMLRDGNVFAPPVDEDGITVLYPDPIIEGGLLDITENVAPTAEQLNGTKGWLLRLSTSGEKNLSAALTADGKIFFSSYLPNNDFEPACNFAGVLGEGRLYTADLVSGAPVLLDDGIEDGNITPEDRFQQLDAGGIPPTPRLIFTECDGPCLSEDPEDEEDEGDEDEENVGISGTGCENPFSQVTLVIGVEVGDPGICNAPVRTFWRQNK is encoded by the coding sequence ATGGGTAATCGCATAAACGCTAGCCTGGCGCGCACCTACCGCCGATCTTCGGCATGGACCACCGGATTGATCGCCTGCGGGGTGACGCTGCTCGCGGGCACCGCCGCGGCGGACGACACGGAGATCTTCGTCCAGGCCATCCCCCCGGCCGACCCGAACGTGCTCATGATCCTGGATACGTCGGGCAGCATGGGCAGCGAGCTGGTGGTCAGCGAAGACTACGACCCCGGCACGATCTACGAGGGGGAGTGCATCCTGGACCGCCTGTACTATGTGCGCCAGGACAGCAACATCCAGCTGCCCGAGTGCACAGGCTTCAGCCTGCAGTACACGCTGGTCACGTCGTTCTTCTGCGACGCGGCGAACGAAGCCCTTCTCAGCGCAGGTTTCTACACGGATCGCTTCGCCCAGTGGGATAGGAACGATAAGCAGTGGGAGAAGATCGCCGTCGCCGAATTCGGCGAGCCGCCCGGTGAATTGCGACCAATCGAATGCGAAACTGACAGCGGCGAGCACGGCGATGGCCTCGATCTGCTGCGTGTTTACGCTGTCGCCGCGCTCGACGATGAGGTTGACGACGACGAGGAAGGTGAAGACGAAGACGATGACCTCGGTGACGAAAACGACGACAGCCCCTGGACAGCGGATGAGAACAACGAACTCGATTGGAACGGCGAAGACATCTACACGATGTACAGCGCCAACTACATCAACTGGCTGAACGGCGATCGCGGTGAACGCGTCAGCACCCGCATGGAGGTGCTCAAGGACGTCGGCCAGGACCTGATCGCCAGCGTTGGCGGGGTCAATGTTGGCCTCATGCGCTTCTCTTCCAACTCGTCCGGCGGCATGGTCGTGCACCCGGTCACCAGCGTGAATGACCCGGCCAACCGCACCGCCCTGCTCGACGCCATCGAAGAGCTCCAGCCCGGCGGTGATACGCCGCTAGCGGAAACGCTGTTCGAAGCGCAGCGCTACCTGACCGGCGGTCCCGTCTTGTTCGGGATCGACTCCCTTGGAAACGGCGGCGCGCCGCTACCTTCCGTGCCGGGCTCGCGCGATGGCGACATCTACCGCAGCCCCCTGACGGAGCTTTGCCAGGCCAACTACGTGGTGCTACTAACCGACGGGCTGCCGGTGGAAGACCAGGAGGCAGACGAGGCGATCGCAGGCCTAAACGGGGCTGAGTGCAGCGGCAGCTGCCTCGATGAGCTGTCGATTTGGCTGTCCGAGAATGATCTAGCCGATTCCTTCGAGGAAGTCGAAGGGGAAGAGGAGGTCAGCAACAACGCCCTCACTTACACCATCGGCTTTTTCACGGACGACCCGCTGCTGCTCGATGCGGCCACTGCCACGCGACCGGACGGCCTGGGTCGGGGCTACTACACCGCCAACGACACGCTGGAGCTCTCCGACGCCCTGAGCGAGGTGTTCACGGACATCGATGCGGACAACGACTCCTTCCAGTCGCCTGCGGTCGCCGTGGACGGCTTCAACCGCCTGGTGAACAGCGATGACCTGTTCTTCACCATGTTCGTGCCCAGCGCCAAACCGCACTGGGCCGGCAACATCAAGAAGTATCGGCTAGCTGAGGTGGCAGGCGTCGAGGGAGCGGATGCCACGATGGAGATCGTCGATGCGGACGGGCGCATGGCGATCGACGAGGGAGGTAAGTTCTTCGGCGACGCGCGCAGCTTCTGGAGCAGCGAGGCGGACGGCGCTGACGTCTCCAAGGGCGGTATACGCAACCGCATGGGAACGGCGCGCACGATCTTCACCGACACGGGCTTCGCCGGCGCCAACGTCGACCTTTGGCTGCCGGAGAATCGCTTCGAGGTAGCCAACGACCTCCTTACCGCCGCTATGCTCAACGTGGAGGTGGACCAGCGCGAAGCAGCCATCCAAGTGTTGAGCGGCCTCGACAGCGAAGGCAATGCCGCGCCTATCTTTGGCGATCCTTTGCACAGCAATCCAACGCTGGTGACCTTCGCCAACAGTGTCGGTGAGACCAGCCTAAAGATGTTCGTCGCCACCAACGATGGCTACTTCCACGCCATCAACGTGCAGCCTTCCAACGACTCACAAGTGCTGGAGGATTGGTCGTTCATCCCGTCGGATTTGCTCGGCAAGCTGTACGGCCTGATCGACAACGAGGTGCTCAATCCCTCGCGCAAGGGCTACGGCCTGGACGGTCCGCTGAGCTTCTGGATCCAGAACGACGACGGCGATCGCGTGGTAGAGCCTGGGGAGACCCTCTACGTGTACTTTTCCATGCGCCGCGGCGGGCGCAACTACTTCGCCCTGCGCATCCCCGGCGACAACCCCGATCAGCCCACACTGGCCTGGACCCTCCGCGGCGGCACGGGCAACTTCGCCGAGCTCGGCCAGAGCTGGTCCGCGGCCACCGTCGCCGACATGACGGTCGGCGGCGAGCGCCGCACGGTGCTGGTCATGGGCGGTGGCTACGACCCGCTGACGCAAGATCCCGTTGGACCGCCCAAGGCCGACGATATGGGTCGGGCAGTGTTCATCATTGATGCCCTCACCGGCGAGCGCCTGTGGTGGGCCGGCCCCACGGAGGCCGCAGGTGGCCCCCCGAACTTGGTCATCGACGGCATGATCAACAGCATTCCGTCGGACGTCGCCGTGGTGGACACGGGCGGCGATGGCCTTGCTGATCGCCTCTATGTGGGTGACATGGGTGGACACGTCTGGCGCTTCGACATCACCGACCTACCCACCGGTGATGACCCCGGTGGGACCAGCGGCACACTCTTCGCCGATCTCGGCAGCGATGCCGATGCGGGCAACCGTCGTTTCTACTACGCGCCGAGCATATCGCGCGTACTGGACGAGGTGTATGGCTCCTTCCTAACGGTTGCCTTGGGTACAGGTCACCGCGCGAGCCCGCTCAGCAGCTCTGTGGACGATCGCTTCTATATGCTTCGGGACGGCAACGTTTTCGCACCGCCAGTAGACGAGGACGGCATCACGGTGCTGTACCCAGACCCGATCATCGAGGGTGGACTGCTCGACATCACGGAGAACGTCGCACCCACGGCAGAGCAGTTGAATGGCACTAAGGGCTGGCTCTTGCGCCTGAGCACTAGCGGCGAGAAGAACTTGTCGGCGGCCCTAACCGCCGATGGCAAGATCTTCTTCTCCAGCTACCTGCCCAACAATGACTTCGAACCCGCCTGCAACTTCGCCGGCGTGCTGGGCGAGGGCCGCCTGTATACGGCCGATCTGGTTAGCGGAGCGCCCGTCCTCCTGGACGACGGCATCGAGGATGGCAACATCACGCCGGAGGATCGTTTCCAACAGCTGGATGCGGGCGGCATCCCACCGACGCCACGCTTGATCTTCACCGAGTGCGACGGCCCCTGCCTATCCGAAGACCCGGAAGACGAAGAGGATGAGGGCGATGAGGATGAAGAGAACGTGGGCATCAGCGGCACAGGCTGCGAGAACCCCTTCAGCCAGGTGACCTTGGTCATTGGCGTCGAGGTGGGTGACCCCGGCATCTGCAACGCCCCCGTGCGTACCTTCTGGCGCCAGAACAAGTGA
- the pilV gene encoding type IV pilus modification protein PilV, producing MQQRVQRQRGLSLVEVLVTLVVISIGMLGIAALYVESLRVGYTALSRTRAVSLAADMADRIRSNPAGEATYAAGNNVAGSNAPFACAETAGVAAIACDPDELAEFDIWQWKTLIGNSSEDSAIQLGLPGGIGTIDYDDTTFPSTFVITVSWTERDEAQSYTLALAI from the coding sequence ATGCAACAGCGGGTTCAGCGTCAGCGCGGCCTATCCCTGGTCGAGGTTCTGGTCACCCTAGTGGTGATCTCCATCGGCATGCTCGGCATCGCGGCCTTGTATGTGGAGAGCCTGCGCGTGGGCTACACGGCCCTGAGTCGTACCAGAGCGGTCTCTCTAGCCGCCGACATGGCGGACCGCATCCGCAGCAATCCCGCGGGAGAAGCCACCTACGCAGCGGGCAACAACGTCGCAGGCTCCAACGCGCCCTTCGCATGCGCAGAGACTGCCGGCGTTGCGGCCATCGCGTGCGACCCAGACGAGTTGGCCGAATTCGACATCTGGCAGTGGAAGACCCTGATCGGTAACTCCAGCGAGGACTCCGCCATCCAGCTCGGGTTGCCGGGCGGCATCGGCACGATCGACTACGACGACACCACCTTCCCCAGCACCTTCGTCATCACCGTGAGCTGGACCGAGCGCGACGAGGCACAGTCCTACACGCTCGCCCTGGCCATTTGA
- a CDS encoding type IV pilin protein has protein sequence MTAASWSSPRSAVGFTLTELLIVVAIITIIAAFALPNYGKQMERARRTDAQDALLQLAAEQEKFFIDNNTYTGNLTTLGYPSGVSSNGYYTLGASIDDGPDTYTITAIPIAGGAQANDTPCGFFSYDHTGRRFAADGDGEGANDTTDQCWR, from the coding sequence ATGACTGCAGCGAGCTGGTCCTCGCCGCGGTCCGCGGTTGGCTTCACCCTCACGGAGCTGTTGATCGTGGTGGCGATCATTACGATCATCGCTGCCTTCGCCCTGCCCAACTACGGCAAGCAGATGGAACGGGCTCGGCGCACGGACGCCCAGGACGCCCTTCTGCAGCTCGCCGCGGAGCAGGAGAAGTTCTTCATCGACAACAATACCTACACAGGTAACCTGACGACGCTTGGGTATCCGTCCGGTGTCTCGTCGAATGGGTACTACACGCTCGGCGCATCGATTGACGATGGGCCCGACACCTATACGATTACGGCGATTCCCATCGCCGGTGGCGCCCAGGCAAATGACACTCCGTGCGGATTCTTTAGCTACGATCATACGGGCCGCCGCTTCGCTGCTGACGGCGATGGCGAAGGTGCCAACGACACCACCGATCAGTGCTGGCGATAG
- a CDS encoding PilX N-terminal domain-containing pilus assembly protein, with translation MHQRQLAIHRRPSARPARLAAPQRGAALVVGLVLLLVMTLLGVTGISSNTLDLVMAGNTQHSQDAFEAAESAIQAEVLRGPLEDIAVPRTTEDYQFAAGVTADTTTTYNSTQLPPPGYSLTEYRSDHYQIDSLGESARGARSNHLQGFYVVVPSGLGED, from the coding sequence ATGCACCAGCGTCAACTCGCCATCCATCGCCGCCCTAGCGCGCGGCCCGCACGGCTCGCAGCGCCCCAGCGAGGTGCAGCGCTAGTGGTGGGCCTAGTACTTTTGTTGGTCATGACCCTGCTCGGCGTCACGGGCATCAGCAGCAACACCCTGGACTTGGTGATGGCCGGCAACACGCAGCACTCGCAGGATGCCTTCGAGGCCGCCGAATCGGCGATCCAGGCTGAGGTTCTGCGTGGCCCCCTCGAGGACATCGCCGTCCCGCGAACGACCGAGGACTACCAGTTCGCGGCTGGGGTCACCGCCGATACCACCACCACCTACAACAGCACCCAGCTGCCGCCCCCCGGCTACTCGCTCACTGAGTACCGCTCGGATCACTACCAGATCGACAGCCTTGGCGAGTCTGCTCGCGGGGCCCGCTCCAACCACCTGCAAGGCTTCTACGTCGTGGTGCCCTCGGGCCTCGGCGAGGACTAG
- a CDS encoding PilW family protein gives MAHIPKGNANMMARGVSGLSLVEVMVALFIGTFLITGALSIYANGYGTIQVTARVARMQESARYAMELLEPDIRAAGYWGATTDTESIAERATPADPVNIAIDNDCENNWAVHLERPIEGADGANPYNATCLAGSNRYVAGSDMLIVRHVADTATATADLQAGTLYMRADENRGELFVGTTEPAGYAPSAGNFALIAHAYYVSPTSDFDAGLPSLRRLTLENGPNPTVADEELLAGAEDLQVQYGIDTDADGSVNSYVDADPALDYSQVMSVRVWLRMRTDQDEDGFIDNATYTYADVSFTPSTTADPDDDRLRRILTSKTVALRNRVVELNGGAL, from the coding sequence ATGGCACACATACCTAAGGGAAACGCCAACATGATGGCGAGAGGCGTCAGCGGCTTGAGCTTGGTGGAGGTGATGGTGGCCCTGTTCATCGGCACCTTCCTGATCACCGGCGCCCTGAGCATCTACGCCAACGGCTACGGCACGATTCAGGTAACCGCACGGGTCGCGCGGATGCAGGAGAGCGCGCGTTATGCAATGGAGCTCCTCGAGCCGGACATTCGGGCGGCGGGCTACTGGGGCGCGACCACGGACACGGAGTCCATCGCCGAACGTGCCACGCCCGCTGACCCGGTGAACATCGCCATCGACAACGACTGCGAGAACAACTGGGCAGTCCATCTGGAGCGCCCGATCGAAGGCGCCGACGGCGCCAACCCCTACAACGCCACCTGCCTGGCGGGATCGAACCGCTACGTTGCAGGCTCGGACATGCTGATCGTGCGCCACGTGGCTGATACGGCGACGGCGACCGCCGATCTGCAGGCAGGCACGCTCTACATGCGCGCAGACGAGAATCGCGGCGAGCTATTCGTGGGCACCACGGAGCCCGCCGGCTACGCCCCGTCCGCCGGTAACTTCGCGCTCATCGCCCACGCCTACTACGTCTCACCCACCTCGGACTTCGATGCGGGACTGCCCTCCCTACGTCGCTTGACGCTCGAGAACGGTCCCAACCCGACCGTGGCCGATGAGGAGCTGCTCGCCGGGGCGGAGGATCTGCAGGTGCAGTACGGCATCGACACGGACGCGGACGGCTCGGTGAATAGCTACGTCGATGCTGATCCGGCTCTCGACTACTCCCAGGTGATGTCCGTTCGTGTCTGGCTACGCATGCGTACGGATCAGGACGAGGACGGCTTCATCGACAACGCCACCTACACCTACGCCGACGTCAGCTTCACGCCTTCCACCACCGCTGATCCTGACGACGATCGGCTGCGCCGCATACTGACCAGCAAGACCGTCGCCCTACGCAACCGCGTGGTGGAGCTCAATGGCGGTGCGCTCTAG